In Flavobacterium cerinum, one genomic interval encodes:
- a CDS encoding ATP-dependent Clp protease adaptor ClpS, translated as MSTHEKVLESVSVEELISLNNEIVLFNDDVNTFDHVIDTLIRVCDHTAEQAEQCAILVHYTGKCTVKTGSYKDLKPQCSSLLDAGLSAEIQ; from the coding sequence ATGAGTACCCATGAAAAAGTTTTAGAAAGTGTATCCGTTGAAGAACTGATTTCGCTAAACAATGAAATCGTGCTGTTTAATGACGATGTAAACACTTTCGATCACGTAATTGATACTTTAATTCGCGTTTGTGACCATACGGCCGAGCAAGCGGAACAATGTGCTATTCTGGTACACTATACCGGAAAATGCACGGTTAAAACCGGTTCGTATAAAGACCTGAAACCACAGTGTTCATCACTGCTGGATGCCGGTTTAAGCGCTGAAATTCAATAA
- a CDS encoding DUF6691 family protein, with amino-acid sequence MKYIKFILVGFVFGIVLTKSEAVSWYRIYEMFQFQSFHMFGIIMVAVVTGVIGVQLIKRNNVKDYTGAPIKIEDKEKGFARYIIGGTLFGLGWAMVGSCPGPIFILLGAGFWGAGVILLGALLGTYIYGLLKDILPH; translated from the coding sequence ATGAAATATATAAAATTTATACTGGTAGGATTTGTTTTCGGAATCGTACTAACCAAATCGGAAGCCGTATCGTGGTACCGTATTTATGAAATGTTTCAATTTCAGTCGTTCCATATGTTCGGGATTATTATGGTTGCTGTAGTAACCGGTGTAATTGGTGTTCAGTTAATTAAACGGAATAATGTAAAAGATTATACCGGAGCGCCGATTAAAATTGAAGATAAAGAAAAAGGATTTGCCCGTTATATTATCGGAGGTACTTTATTCGGATTGGGATGGGCAATGGTCGGATCGTGTCCGGGACCAATTTTTATTCTGTTAGGAGCCGGATTCTGGGGAGCCGGAGTGATCTTGTTAGGAGCACTTTTGGGAACTTATATCTATGGATTGTTAAAAGATATTCTGCCTCATTAG
- a CDS encoding YeeE/YedE family protein — MEIIYGTWPWYISGFLIGMVMLMLIYFGKAFGMSSNLRTLCSVAGAGRFAEFFRFDWKAQRWNLAVVFGAMLGGFVAVHFLSDGSGVALNPKTVEQLATMHIEAPEGKLAPDSLMGFEALKSPKTFIILLVGGLLIGFGTRYAGGCTSGHAISGLSNLQLPSLIAVIGFFIGGLIMSHFLLPLIFG; from the coding sequence ATGGAAATTATTTATGGAACATGGCCCTGGTATATATCGGGCTTTTTGATCGGGATGGTTATGCTAATGCTTATTTATTTTGGAAAGGCGTTTGGTATGTCATCTAATTTACGAACATTATGCAGTGTAGCGGGAGCGGGTCGTTTTGCCGAATTTTTCCGATTCGACTGGAAAGCACAACGCTGGAATCTGGCTGTTGTTTTCGGAGCGATGCTGGGCGGTTTTGTAGCGGTTCATTTTTTAAGCGACGGAAGCGGTGTTGCTCTTAATCCGAAAACAGTTGAGCAACTGGCAACAATGCATATTGAAGCGCCGGAAGGAAAACTGGCTCCGGATTCGTTAATGGGATTTGAAGCCCTGAAAAGTCCGAAGACCTTTATTATATTGTTAGTTGGTGGTTTACTGATCGGTTTCGGTACCCGTTATGCCGGTGGTTGTACGTCCGGACATGCGATTTCGGGATTGAGTAATTTACAATTACCGTCTTTAATCGCTGTAATCGGATTCTTTATCGGAGGATTGATTATGTCCCATTTTCTTTTACCCTTAATTTTCGGATAG
- a CDS encoding DUF4199 domain-containing protein: MKKFFTEIKWSVIFSVTAILWLFLEKATGFHDERINRYFFISLLFGIVYIIIYTLALREKRNTFYNGNITYKQAFISGAILTLLIAAISPLVQIIFHELIAPEFFTNAIANVVKTNPARKEFATGYFNLQSFISQGFLNILSLGIVASAAISFFIQTKKQN; encoded by the coding sequence ATGAAAAAGTTTTTTACCGAAATAAAATGGAGTGTTATTTTTTCCGTTACTGCTATTTTATGGCTGTTTTTAGAGAAAGCAACCGGTTTTCACGATGAAAGAATCAATCGTTATTTCTTTATCAGTCTGCTTTTCGGGATTGTTTATATTATCATTTATACACTGGCTTTAAGAGAGAAACGAAATACGTTCTATAACGGAAACATCACATACAAACAGGCTTTTATTTCCGGTGCGATTCTAACTTTATTGATTGCAGCAATCAGTCCGCTGGTACAAATCATTTTTCACGAACTGATCGCTCCTGAGTTTTTTACAAATGCTATTGCCAATGTTGTCAAAACCAATCCGGCCCGAAAAGAATTTGCTACAGGTTATTTTAATCTGCAAAGTTTTATTTCACAAGGATTTTTAAACATCTTGTCACTTGGTATCGTAGCATCAGCAGCTATTTCCTTTTTCATTCAGACTAAAAAACAAAATTAA
- a CDS encoding 2-dehydro-3-deoxyphosphooctonate aldolase yields MKKISFVLLTLALSVTSCISTKSTIKNIDDTASRPIIRDDYYVLTEYSDNAKYGYDQDYPINIGFIAESQEKNNVTYFFNGLEGPDGQKLQFEKTGTCCPFPTKHNRVGAGMLAVYTVTWEGNSKPVTLHFNTFEKGKIMCPKGLSIKKNPSRTH; encoded by the coding sequence ATGAAAAAAATATCATTTGTCCTACTTACGCTGGCTTTATCTGTTACTTCCTGCATCAGTACCAAGTCGACCATTAAAAACATAGATGATACGGCTTCACGACCGATTATCCGGGATGATTATTATGTTTTAACCGAATACAGTGACAATGCCAAATACGGCTATGATCAGGACTATCCGATCAATATCGGCTTTATAGCCGAATCACAGGAAAAGAACAATGTAACTTACTTTTTTAACGGATTAGAAGGTCCGGACGGGCAAAAATTACAATTCGAAAAAACCGGAACCTGTTGTCCGTTTCCTACCAAACACAACCGGGTAGGAGCCGGAATGCTGGCTGTATATACCGTAACCTGGGAAGGCAATTCAAAACCGGTTACGCTTCATTTCAACACTTTCGAAAAAGGCAAAATAATGTGTCCGAAAGGTTTATCCATTAAGAAAAACCCATCCAGAACACACTAA
- the kdsA gene encoding 3-deoxy-8-phosphooctulonate synthase, with the protein MNLSNIPQIKHTDSGNFFLLAGPCAIEGEEMAMRIAENLVGITDRLQIPYIFKGSFKKANRSRIDSFTGIGDEKALKILQKVSKEFGVPTVTDIHENHDAVMAAEYVDILQIPAFLVRQTDLVVAAAETGKTVNLKKGQFMSPESMKHAVQKVLDCHNENVMVTDRGTMFGYQDMIVDYRGIPTMQQFATTVLDVTHSLQQPNQTVGVTGGRPDMIETVAKAGIAVGVDGIFIETHFDPANAKSDGANMLHLDYFEGLMEKLVAIRKTVNSF; encoded by the coding sequence ATGAACTTATCCAATATACCGCAAATCAAACATACTGATAGCGGAAATTTCTTTTTATTAGCCGGTCCTTGTGCAATTGAAGGCGAAGAAATGGCTATGCGAATTGCTGAAAATCTGGTTGGTATTACTGATCGTCTTCAGATTCCTTACATATTTAAAGGCTCCTTTAAAAAAGCAAACCGTTCCCGAATTGATAGTTTTACCGGTATCGGGGATGAAAAAGCGCTTAAAATATTACAAAAAGTATCCAAAGAATTCGGAGTACCTACTGTTACCGATATCCATGAAAATCACGATGCTGTAATGGCTGCCGAATATGTTGATATTTTACAGATCCCGGCTTTTTTAGTGCGTCAGACTGATTTAGTTGTAGCAGCTGCTGAAACCGGAAAAACGGTAAACCTGAAAAAAGGTCAGTTTATGAGTCCGGAAAGCATGAAACACGCCGTACAAAAAGTATTGGATTGTCATAATGAAAACGTTATGGTGACCGATCGCGGTACGATGTTCGGTTATCAGGATATGATTGTTGACTATAGAGGTATTCCTACGATGCAACAATTTGCTACCACGGTACTTGATGTAACACACTCCCTGCAACAACCTAATCAAACTGTAGGTGTTACCGGAGGTCGTCCGGATATGATCGAAACGGTTGCTAAAGCCGGAATTGCCGTTGGCGTAGACGGAATCTTTATTGAAACCCATTTCGATCCGGCCAATGCGAAAAGTGACGGAGCCAATATGTTACACCTTGATTATTTCGAAGGGCTGATGGAAAAATTGGTTGCGATCCGTAAAACAGTAAATTCATTTTAA
- a CDS encoding DUF1801 domain-containing protein: MKPADLYIINQPEPYRSILLHLVAVLEATIKESYQLECKWKVPYMYYKGRPFCFLNASHKRQFVDLGFSRGFKLQQHQDVLVADGGRNTMKSLRYQSLEEIDHEILVDLIREAMTLYP; the protein is encoded by the coding sequence ATGAAGCCGGCAGACCTTTATATTATTAACCAACCGGAACCGTATCGTTCGATATTGTTACATTTAGTAGCGGTTTTGGAAGCTACTATAAAAGAATCCTACCAGTTGGAATGCAAGTGGAAGGTACCATATATGTATTATAAAGGCCGACCGTTTTGTTTTTTGAATGCCAGTCATAAAAGGCAATTTGTAGATTTAGGTTTTTCCAGAGGATTTAAGTTACAGCAACACCAGGATGTTCTGGTTGCCGATGGCGGAAGGAATACCATGAAATCATTGCGGTATCAATCACTAGAGGAAATTGATCATGAAATTTTAGTCGATTTGATCCGGGAAGCCATGACATTATATCCATAA
- a CDS encoding winged helix-turn-helix domain-containing protein has translation MKNLLENINKAFDHRIRLGIMSILMVNEYADFNTLKELLGVTDGNLASHAKALESEGYIAIEKQFIGKKPNTRYIATKEGRKAFQDHIDALEKLIQKQ, from the coding sequence TTGAAAAATTTACTCGAAAATATCAATAAAGCATTCGACCATCGCATCCGTTTGGGGATTATGTCCATTCTGATGGTTAATGAATATGCTGATTTTAACACACTTAAAGAGCTTTTAGGTGTGACTGACGGTAATCTGGCCAGTCATGCCAAAGCTTTAGAAAGTGAAGGTTATATTGCGATTGAAAAACAATTTATCGGAAAGAAACCCAATACCCGATATATTGCTACAAAAGAGGGACGCAAAGCTTTTCAGGATCATATTGATGCGCTGGAAAAATTAATTCAAAAACAATAA
- a CDS encoding ubiquinone biosynthesis protein COQ4 — translation MKDKLFELLYNLSKIPYQRFFKNKEPWTVNREILLTYPEQSLGHDLGLFLTVNHFSMEPKLEDHDVMHVLTGIGTSVKEEIAMQFYLFGNGKRSLYLLAVLFIGSLFYPLELFFFISYYKRGQKALSFYYLDYSKLLLHPTEKIRKTFKII, via the coding sequence ATGAAAGATAAATTATTCGAACTACTTTACAACCTGAGCAAGATCCCGTACCAACGTTTCTTTAAGAATAAAGAACCCTGGACCGTTAACAGAGAAATACTACTAACCTATCCGGAACAGTCATTAGGCCATGATTTGGGTCTTTTTTTAACAGTAAATCATTTTTCTATGGAACCTAAACTCGAAGATCATGACGTAATGCACGTACTCACCGGTATTGGCACGAGTGTAAAAGAAGAAATTGCCATGCAGTTTTATTTATTCGGAAACGGAAAACGAAGTCTTTATCTTCTTGCTGTATTGTTTATTGGTTCCCTTTTTTACCCGCTGGAACTCTTCTTTTTTATTTCGTATTACAAAAGAGGTCAAAAAGCGCTGTCATTTTACTATCTCGATTATTCAAAATTGTTATTGCATCCTACCGAAAAAATCCGAAAAACATTTAAAATCATATAA
- the creD gene encoding cell envelope integrity protein CreD, whose amino-acid sequence MIMVGFLALILLIPLAFVQNLIEERSERKNEVVKEVGEKWGSSIYFYGPILKIPYTDPNSKTYKYAYLFPEQLDNQTTVETKPLNRSIYDATVYTAEMNFKGSYIKPDFDLHNIPAGYVHWDKATILIQTTNLKSIKDQVDITFNGQKHTFEPIYNSNSGYEALETPYIDLSGSALFPAAFQFKIKYNGSELIKMVPIGKTTEMSMKSNWHSPSFTGNFLPNDKTKVITDNGFSAKWKVLHINRAFSQQYFKTLPDLSKYAFGVNFVVPVDEYQKNERVSKYGFLVIGLTFLTFFLIQAISKIRVHIFQYFMIGIALVMFYTLLIAITEHSSFRLAYVISGIAVVIMITLYSFSILKNRKFPALIGTSLSALYLFIYIIIQMENYALLVGSIGLFIILGLVMYLSRKIDWNSN is encoded by the coding sequence ATGATCATGGTTGGTTTTCTGGCACTGATACTTTTAATACCACTGGCTTTTGTACAAAACTTAATTGAAGAACGTTCCGAACGAAAAAATGAAGTTGTAAAAGAAGTCGGTGAAAAATGGGGAAGCAGCATTTATTTTTACGGGCCGATATTAAAAATTCCGTATACCGATCCTAACAGCAAAACATACAAATATGCTTATTTATTTCCGGAGCAACTGGACAATCAGACAACTGTCGAAACGAAACCGTTAAATCGCAGTATTTATGATGCAACGGTATATACTGCTGAAATGAATTTTAAAGGCTCTTATATTAAGCCGGATTTTGATTTGCATAATATTCCTGCCGGATATGTCCATTGGGATAAAGCAACAATATTGATTCAGACCACCAATCTGAAAAGTATTAAAGATCAGGTTGACATTACATTTAACGGTCAAAAGCACACCTTTGAACCTATATACAATAGTAATTCCGGTTATGAAGCGCTGGAAACCCCGTACATTGACTTATCCGGTTCCGCTCTTTTTCCGGCTGCTTTCCAGTTTAAAATCAAATACAATGGAAGCGAGTTGATCAAAATGGTTCCTATCGGAAAAACTACGGAAATGAGTATGAAATCCAACTGGCATAGCCCGAGTTTTACCGGTAATTTTCTTCCTAATGATAAAACCAAAGTAATTACCGATAATGGTTTTTCTGCCAAATGGAAAGTACTTCATATCAACAGAGCCTTTTCGCAACAGTACTTTAAAACACTTCCCGATCTGAGTAAATACGCTTTTGGTGTTAACTTTGTTGTTCCGGTAGACGAATATCAGAAAAATGAAAGAGTGTCTAAATATGGCTTTTTAGTAATCGGACTTACATTCCTGACGTTTTTCCTTATTCAGGCCATCAGTAAAATCCGGGTTCATATTTTCCAGTATTTTATGATCGGTATTGCATTGGTAATGTTCTACACATTGCTTATTGCGATAACAGAACACAGTAGCTTCCGGTTAGCTTATGTTATTTCCGGAATCGCCGTTGTTATAATGATCACGCTCTATTCCTTCTCTATTCTAAAGAATCGCAAATTTCCGGCATTAATCGGCACCTCACTATCTGCTTTGTATTTATTCATATACATCATCATTCAAATGGAAAATTATGCCCTTCTAGTTGGCAGTATCGGTTTATTTATCATTCTCGGACTGGTCATGTATCTTTCCCGTAAAATCGATTGGAACAGCAACTAA
- a CDS encoding peptidylprolyl isomerase, translating to MKSMTSLFLGLIALFTSCTSSYDKLGDGLYADIETNKGNIIVKLEYQKTPVTVANFVSLAEGKNPFVKDKFKGKPFYNDIKFHRVIKDFMIQGGDPDGNGEGGPGYKFKDEIAPDLKHSKAGILSMANAGPGTNGSQFFITHKATPWLDGKHSVFGEVVQGLDIVNKIEQNDVIKKITIIRVGKDAKKFDAAKVFKGYYDTESVAQKKLAESLEKVKTEKVAAFAAARTGATKTQSGLQYAIVHKGSGKKPANGTQVYVHYAGYFENGDLFDTSYEDIATAFGKLDPNRAAANQYMPFPFPYGKKEGLIPGFIEGLENMSFGDKAILFIPSHLAYGERGYAIIPPNTNLIFEIEMLETPPVPKAKQ from the coding sequence ATGAAATCAATGACAAGTTTATTTTTAGGCCTTATTGCTTTATTTACATCTTGTACATCGTCTTATGACAAATTAGGCGACGGACTTTATGCTGATATTGAAACCAATAAAGGTAACATAATCGTTAAATTAGAATACCAGAAAACACCGGTTACGGTAGCGAATTTTGTATCGTTAGCGGAAGGTAAAAACCCTTTTGTAAAAGATAAATTCAAAGGGAAACCGTTTTATAACGACATTAAGTTTCACCGTGTGATCAAAGATTTTATGATTCAGGGCGGTGATCCGGACGGAAACGGAGAAGGCGGACCGGGTTATAAATTTAAAGATGAAATTGCACCGGATCTTAAACATTCTAAAGCCGGAATTTTATCAATGGCAAATGCAGGACCGGGTACTAATGGTAGCCAGTTTTTCATTACACATAAAGCAACGCCTTGGTTAGACGGAAAACACAGTGTTTTCGGAGAAGTAGTTCAAGGATTGGATATCGTAAATAAAATCGAACAAAACGATGTAATTAAAAAGATTACGATCATCCGTGTAGGTAAAGATGCTAAGAAATTTGACGCTGCAAAAGTGTTTAAAGGCTACTACGATACTGAGTCGGTAGCACAAAAGAAACTAGCTGAAAGTCTGGAAAAAGTAAAAACGGAAAAAGTTGCCGCTTTTGCTGCTGCCAGAACCGGAGCGACTAAAACGCAATCCGGATTACAATATGCTATTGTACATAAAGGAAGCGGTAAAAAACCGGCTAACGGAACTCAGGTATATGTACATTATGCCGGTTATTTTGAAAACGGAGACTTATTTGATACAAGTTATGAAGATATCGCAACAGCATTCGGTAAACTGGATCCGAACCGCGCTGCAGCGAATCAATATATGCCGTTTCCTTTTCCGTACGGAAAGAAAGAAGGTCTGATCCCGGGCTTTATTGAAGGTCTGGAAAATATGTCATTTGGTGATAAAGCAATCCTTTTTATCCCGTCGCATTTAGCTTACGGTGAAAGAGGTTATGCAATCATTCCGCCAAACACAAATTTAATTTTCGAAATTGAAATGCTGGAAACGCCACCGGTTCCGAAAGCAAAACAATAA
- the gldI gene encoding gliding motility-associated peptidyl-prolyl isomerase GldI — MKRICFLGVAIMGFVFTSCSQQQARQPISHSSGTFIKESIQRNKKLIANEESLIEAVINKDTAKTYVASAKGYWYRYDVKNEQETLTPKKGDVAYFDYHISDLEGKIIYSESDLKPQVYHVDKQNIMMGLRDGIKLMKKGEKVTFLFPSHMAYGYHGDNDKIGTNQPLICTVTLTDFKPDTTTKTKAEPKTATKTEPKNQPEN, encoded by the coding sequence ATGAAAAGAATATGTTTTTTAGGCGTTGCCATTATGGGGTTTGTATTTACAAGCTGTTCCCAGCAACAGGCCCGGCAACCGATTTCGCATAGTTCGGGAACTTTTATAAAAGAATCGATCCAGCGAAATAAGAAATTGATTGCGAATGAAGAGTCTTTGATTGAAGCAGTGATCAATAAAGATACAGCCAAAACGTATGTTGCTTCTGCAAAAGGATATTGGTACCGTTATGATGTGAAAAACGAACAGGAAACGCTGACACCTAAAAAAGGAGATGTGGCTTACTTCGATTATCATATCAGTGACCTGGAAGGAAAAATTATTTACAGCGAATCCGATTTAAAACCGCAGGTCTATCATGTAGATAAACAAAATATCATGATGGGACTTCGGGACGGAATCAAACTAATGAAAAAAGGAGAGAAAGTAACCTTTTTATTTCCGTCACATATGGCATACGGTTATCACGGTGATAACGATAAAATCGGAACCAATCAACCGTTGATATGTACGGTAACATTAACCGATTTTAAACCGGATACCACAACCAAGACCAAGGCAGAGCCTAAAACAGCAACCAAAACAGAACCGAAAAACCAACCCGAAAACTAG
- a CDS encoding DHH family phosphoesterase produces MNKNEIEAIRLLLASPKKIVIIPHRNPDGDAMGSTLALYHTFVKLGHEAVVIAPNEFPDFLNWLPAADKVRIFETQKNTCETILLQADIIFTLDFNALHRTGEQMETFLKTLTDKLFIMIDHHQLPDTYAKYKFSDTNYGSTCEMVYTFLTELGMAELIDKTIATCIYTGIVTDSGSFRFPLTTSTTHRVVADLIDRGVENSKIHNLLFDTSSYNRLQLLGRGLQNLKLLPQYKTSYITLSQEELDQFHYVKGDTEGIVNYGLSIEGINFTAIFIENKEEGIVKISFRSQGNFDVNQFARQHFNGGGHINAAGGKSFLPLDETIQQFIAILASEKTT; encoded by the coding sequence ATGAATAAAAATGAAATCGAAGCGATCAGGTTATTGTTAGCTTCACCCAAAAAAATAGTAATCATTCCTCATAGAAACCCGGACGGAGACGCTATGGGTTCTACGTTGGCACTATATCATACTTTTGTTAAATTAGGACATGAAGCAGTAGTTATAGCGCCTAATGAATTTCCTGATTTTTTAAACTGGCTTCCGGCTGCTGATAAGGTTCGGATTTTTGAAACTCAAAAAAACACCTGTGAAACAATATTGTTACAGGCAGATATCATTTTTACTCTCGATTTTAATGCTTTGCACCGAACCGGTGAACAGATGGAAACGTTCTTAAAAACGTTGACAGATAAATTGTTTATCATGATTGACCATCACCAGTTACCGGATACCTATGCAAAATATAAGTTTTCCGATACGAATTACGGATCGACCTGTGAAATGGTTTATACCTTCCTGACAGAATTAGGGATGGCGGAATTAATAGATAAAACTATTGCAACCTGTATTTATACCGGTATTGTAACGGATTCCGGTTCTTTCCGTTTTCCGTTAACAACAAGTACAACGCATCGTGTAGTAGCCGATCTGATTGATAGAGGAGTAGAAAACAGTAAAATTCATAATTTGCTTTTCGATACAAGTTCTTACAATCGTTTGCAGTTATTGGGGCGTGGTTTGCAAAATCTGAAGCTATTGCCGCAGTATAAAACATCTTATATTACTTTAAGTCAGGAGGAACTGGATCAGTTTCATTATGTTAAAGGAGATACGGAAGGAATTGTAAACTACGGATTATCGATTGAGGGAATTAATTTTACAGCTATTTTTATTGAAAATAAAGAGGAAGGTATTGTGAAAATTTCATTCCGTTCACAAGGTAATTTTGATGTAAATCAGTTTGCCAGACAACATTTTAACGGTGGCGGACATATTAATGCAGCAGGAGGTAAATCCTTTTTACCGTTAGACGAAACGATACAACAATTTATTGCTATTTTAGCATCGGAAAAGACAACGTAA
- a CDS encoding inorganic phosphate transporter — protein MDFTLLVIIIVLALIFDYINGFHDAANSIATIVATKVLTPFQAVLWAAAFNFAAYFISMYWIGEFKIGNTIAKSVNENFITLEVILAGLIAAIIWNLLTWKLGIPSSSSHTLLGGFMGAALAHAGSLSENGVDVINYAKVIPTFLFIFCAPLIGMFVAYLITILIMNICRKVNPHKADKWFKKLQLVSSALFSLGHGGNDAQKVMGIIGAAVICYHMNIGDVAYTALDSNHRFAHFVEDWAWVPFVSFLAIGLGTLSGGWKIVKTMGSKITKVTPLEGVAAETAGAVTLYLTEHMGVPVSTTHTITGSIIGVGITKRISAVRWGVTINLLWAWILTIPVSALIAGIIYYILKLAL, from the coding sequence ATGGATTTTACATTACTTGTCATAATCATTGTTTTAGCATTGATTTTTGATTATATCAACGGTTTTCACGATGCGGCCAACTCGATTGCGACCATTGTGGCAACAAAAGTACTAACTCCTTTTCAGGCGGTATTATGGGCAGCAGCGTTTAACTTTGCAGCTTATTTTATCTCGATGTACTGGATTGGTGAATTTAAGATTGGTAATACCATCGCCAAATCGGTTAATGAGAACTTTATTACGCTGGAAGTAATTCTTGCGGGACTTATTGCAGCAATTATCTGGAATTTATTAACCTGGAAACTGGGAATTCCGTCTTCTTCTTCTCATACCTTATTAGGAGGATTTATGGGAGCAGCTTTAGCACACGCCGGTTCATTATCGGAAAACGGAGTGGATGTAATTAACTACGCCAAAGTAATCCCGACTTTCCTTTTTATCTTTTGTGCACCATTGATCGGTATGTTTGTCGCCTATCTGATAACCATCCTGATTATGAATATTTGCCGAAAGGTCAATCCGCATAAAGCTGATAAATGGTTTAAAAAATTACAGTTAGTGTCTTCAGCGTTGTTCAGTTTAGGACACGGAGGAAACGATGCTCAGAAAGTAATGGGTATCATCGGAGCAGCTGTAATCTGTTACCATATGAATATCGGTGACGTAGCTTATACGGCTTTGGATTCAAATCATCGTTTTGCACACTTTGTTGAAGATTGGGCCTGGGTACCATTTGTGAGTTTCCTTGCAATCGGTTTAGGAACATTAAGCGGCGGATGGAAGATCGTTAAAACAATGGGATCTAAAATTACCAAAGTAACACCATTAGAAGGAGTAGCAGCTGAAACTGCCGGTGCGGTTACCTTATATTTAACCGAGCATATGGGAGTTCCGGTATCGACTACACACACTATTACCGGTTCGATTATCGGGGTTGGAATTACAAAACGTATTTCAGCAGTACGATGGGGAGTAACTATTAACCTTTTATGGGCGTGGATCCTGACTATTCCGGTATCTGCTTTAATTGCCGGAATCATTTATTATATTCTGAAATTGGCACTGTAA
- a CDS encoding DUF47 domain-containing protein: MSLNNIFQFLVPKDKKFFPLFEQASLNLIQLAETLHEAVNAPKNEREEYYKKIEELEANIEEITHKTNLELSRNFITPFDREDIHALITAIDDVADYMHGAASRMRLYQVEKITKSIRKLTEINLEACQHIGNAIKELKDLKNLKAIADACKKINKLESKADNVFDKAVADIFENETDAKNIIKYKEVLSALETASDKCKSVANVLESVTVKYS, translated from the coding sequence ATGTCATTAAACAACATTTTCCAGTTTTTAGTACCGAAAGATAAGAAATTCTTTCCTCTTTTTGAGCAGGCTTCCCTAAACCTGATCCAGTTGGCAGAAACCCTTCATGAGGCGGTAAATGCCCCGAAAAATGAAAGAGAAGAGTACTACAAGAAGATTGAAGAGTTAGAAGCTAACATCGAAGAGATTACACATAAAACAAACCTGGAATTAAGCCGAAACTTTATTACTCCGTTTGACCGTGAAGATATTCACGCGCTAATTACGGCAATTGATGATGTAGCGGATTATATGCACGGAGCGGCAAGCAGAATGCGTTTGTATCAGGTAGAAAAAATTACAAAATCGATCCGTAAGTTAACGGAAATCAATTTAGAAGCTTGTCAGCATATCGGTAACGCGATTAAAGAGCTGAAAGATCTTAAAAACCTGAAAGCAATTGCTGATGCTTGTAAAAAAATCAACAAATTAGAGAGCAAAGCGGATAACGTATTTGATAAAGCAGTAGCCGATATTTTCGAAAATGAAACGGATGCTAAAAATATCATTAAATACAAAGAAGTTTTATCGGCATTAGAAACTGCATCTGACAAGTGTAAGAGTGTTGCCAATGTTTTAGAATCGGTTACGGTTAAGTATTCATAA